A genomic region of Sciurus carolinensis chromosome 7, mSciCar1.2, whole genome shotgun sequence contains the following coding sequences:
- the LOC124989373 gene encoding olfactory receptor 10-like gives MRRFNTTFHHLSGFVLVGFSEWPKLEMFLFVVISIFYILTLLGNSAIIFLSRFDSRLHTPMYFFLANLSFLDLCYTTSTVPQMLMNIHSHKRSISYVGCIAQLFVFLGLGSTECVLLSVMAFDRYVAICQPLHYTVIMHSRLCQQLAAVAWMTGFSNSLVQTVLTFLLPRCGQYQVESFFCEVPAMLQLSCVDTWINEVEMYAAVMVIKVIPVALILFSYINIFRAVVRIQSSEGRKKAFNTCGSHLLVVIMFYGSAISGYAYMAPKSNSAKLKGKLLALFYGLITPMLNPLIYTLRNKDVKRAVNKLLGREQEQGWNLA, from the coding sequence ATGAGAAGATTCAACACCACCTTCCATCACCTCAGTGGCTTTGTTCTAGTAGGTTTCTCTGAATGGCCCAAActagaaatgtttctttttgtggTCATCTCTATCTTCTACATATTGACGCTCCTTGGAAACTCAGCTATCATTTTCTTGTCCCGCTTTGACTCCAGACTCCATACCCCTATGTATTTCTTTCTGGCTAATCTCTCCTTTTTGGACCTCTGCTATACAACTTCCACTGTCCCCCAGATGCTGATGAATATACATAGTCACAAAAGAAGCATCAGCTACGTGGGCTGTATAGCTCAACTTTTTGTCTTCTTAGGTCTAGGATCTACCGAATGTGTACTTCTCTCAGTAATGGCCTTTGATCGTTATGTAGCTATCTGCCAGCCTCTCCACTACACGGTTATCATGCATTCTCGGCTATGCCAACAACTGGCAGCAGTGGCTTGGATGACTGGTTTCAGCAACTCCTTGGTGCAAACAGTGTTGACTTTCCTATTACCTCGCTGTGGCCAATACCAAGTAGAGAGTTTCTTCTGTGAGGTACCTGCCATGCTACAATTATCATGTGTGGATACATGGATCAATGAGGTGGAGATGTACGCAGCTGTGATGGTCATAAAGGTTATTCCTGTTGcattaattcttttctcttacatCAACATTTTCAGAGCAGTAGTAAGGATTCAGTCTTCTGAAGGTCGAAAGAAGGCCTTCAACACTTGTGGCTCTCATCTTCTGGTGGTCATCATGTTCTATGGCTCTGCCATTAGTGGTTATGCATATATGGCACCCAAGAGTAACTCAGCCAAATTGAAGGGCAAGCTTCTTGCACTCTTCTATGGACTCATAACTCCAATGCTCAACCCCCTTATCTACACCTTGAGAAATAAGGATGTTAAAAGAGCAGTAAACAAGCTACTAGGGAGAGAACAAGAGCAAGGGTGGAACTTGGCTTAG